One window from the genome of Dyadobacter sp. CECT 9275 encodes:
- a CDS encoding sensor histidine kinase: MLLKLFTKIVKIWNDLKGDINTFSLQNRIYHSVCLAAIVIMFYNLPFSILMGYYELAAATLFLLPLQWYLFYLSRFKRKSQLSLTINVLIIHTFFIINYILNSGIRGSALLSFSIAYFLIVIVVPKKQYLMWTFIHLSLVLGLLLWEFKRPEVILISYATRTDQFTDIASTYVVSIVLMLAGLSYIINNYAIEKRLADQKAIVLKESNDQKNKLISIISHDFNTPLSSIRRYLTLLRKTELTVDERRQFENELGQVTFDTQNLLLNLLSWAHNNMETKALPVRPVKLDDALRNTVRTYRAIANEKNISFDYRIPAGTSVLGNVDIVDGILRNLINNAIKFTNEGGKVIIHAVEEDGFVIIMVEDTGIGIPLQRQPYIFNSDLSSTYGTQNEKGIGLGLTLCKDFTKALKGEIWFSSEEDQGTTFYLKLPAFSKKTKAKVPA; encoded by the coding sequence ATGCTATTAAAATTGTTTACTAAGATCGTCAAAATCTGGAATGATCTCAAGGGAGACATCAACACTTTTTCCTTACAAAATCGGATTTATCATTCCGTATGCCTGGCAGCAATTGTAATCATGTTTTACAATTTACCCTTCAGTATCCTGATGGGTTACTACGAGCTGGCGGCCGCAACGTTGTTTCTGCTTCCGCTCCAGTGGTATCTGTTTTATCTCTCCAGATTCAAGAGAAAATCTCAGCTGAGCCTGACCATTAATGTGCTGATTATCCATACATTTTTCATTATCAATTACATTCTGAACTCGGGCATCCGGGGTTCCGCCTTGTTGTCGTTTTCAATCGCCTACTTTCTGATTGTTATTGTTGTTCCGAAAAAGCAATACCTGATGTGGACCTTCATCCACCTTTCCCTGGTTTTAGGGTTGCTATTGTGGGAATTCAAGCGGCCCGAGGTCATACTCATCTCATACGCTACCCGAACTGACCAGTTCACAGATATTGCTTCCACCTATGTCGTCAGCATCGTCCTTATGCTGGCTGGCCTCTCCTACATTATCAATAACTATGCGATTGAAAAACGGCTGGCCGATCAGAAGGCCATTGTTTTAAAGGAATCAAACGATCAGAAGAACAAGCTGATATCTATCATATCCCACGATTTCAACACACCTCTTAGCAGTATACGAAGATATCTTACTTTATTAAGAAAAACCGAATTGACAGTGGACGAACGGAGGCAGTTTGAGAATGAATTAGGCCAGGTCACTTTTGATACCCAGAACCTCCTGCTAAATCTGCTGAGCTGGGCGCATAATAATATGGAAACCAAAGCGCTTCCGGTAAGGCCTGTCAAACTGGATGATGCGCTGAGGAACACTGTCCGGACTTACAGGGCTATTGCCAACGAAAAGAATATCAGTTTTGATTACAGAATACCGGCAGGTACTTCAGTACTTGGCAATGTGGATATCGTAGACGGCATCCTCCGGAACCTGATCAACAATGCAATAAAATTCACAAATGAAGGTGGCAAGGTCATCATTCATGCTGTGGAGGAGGATGGCTTTGTTATTATTATGGTTGAAGACACCGGCATTGGCATTCCGTTACAACGGCAGCCCTACATTTTTAACTCGGATTTGTCATCTACCTACGGCACTCAGAATGAAAAAGGGATTGGTCTCGGCCTGACGCTGTGCAAAGACTTCACCAAGGCCCTCAAAGGAGAAATCTGGTTTTCGAGTGAGGAGGATCAGGGCACGACATTCTATCTTAAACTTCCTGCATTTTCGAAAAAAACAAAAGCAAAGGTACCTGCCTGA
- a CDS encoding Fur family transcriptional regulator, with the protein MPQASKPNFEAAKKILTAYLENKGLRKTPERFAILEEIYTREDHFDVDELYISMKNKRYRVSRATVYNTLDVLVDCDLVTKHQFGKNLAQFEKSYGSKQHDHLICTDCHKVMEFCDPRIQSIQNMVGEMLNFSVMHHSLIFYGNCTKENCQNRNEATKEASVVHEDEN; encoded by the coding sequence ATGCCACAAGCAAGCAAACCAAATTTCGAAGCCGCTAAAAAGATATTAACGGCTTATCTGGAGAATAAAGGACTTCGTAAGACGCCTGAGCGTTTTGCGATACTGGAGGAGATATATACCCGTGAGGATCATTTTGACGTGGATGAGTTGTACATTAGTATGAAAAACAAGCGTTACCGGGTGAGCCGTGCTACTGTTTACAATACCCTTGATGTGCTGGTGGATTGTGACCTGGTTACCAAACACCAGTTTGGTAAAAATCTGGCGCAATTTGAAAAATCATATGGTAGCAAACAGCATGATCACCTCATTTGCACGGATTGCCACAAGGTGATGGAGTTCTGCGATCCGCGTATACAATCCATTCAGAATATGGTCGGGGAAATGCTGAATTTCAGTGTGATGCATCATTCCCTTATTTTTTATGGTAACTGTACCAAAGAGAACTGTCAGAACAGAAATGAAGCGACGAAAGAAGCTTCTGTTGTACACGAAGATGAAAATTGA
- a CDS encoding SusC/RagA family TonB-linked outer membrane protein, producing the protein MKRKQEVKCPQWMKLTFYQIVVFTASVGASLAAPKSGNMLSKTATISIAKAITGTVTDSKGEAIPGSTVMIKGSAGGTITDADGKFSIEVPNEGTVLIFSSIGFNTKEVTVGVQSVLNVVLETSAAVLNEVVVTALGVQRDKKALTYATQQIGGEELRRAANTNFVDALNGKAAGIDIKVSSSGAGGSTRAVLRGNKSLQGSSEALYVIDGIPMVNNKGGQPGSYGGTDGGDGLSSINPSDIESISVLRGANASILYGSQGANGVILVTTKKGKEGKLAVDLQSSTVFEQVSGLPDFQFRYGTVGGDYSWTPKGTAVVKSDSYQKDYIKDFFQTGITANNSVAITGGNNKTSVYFSYANVSSKGIMPTNTYHKNNFSFRQSTKMLRDKITLSSGIILSAEKSKNRPGAGYYNNPLTGLYLFGRDRDFNNYKENYAVFNPERNMDKMNWYSTEEKQNNPYWEINRNSKLQSFKRIIANVKLSYDILENLKFEIRGNIDYNNALRDYRYAAAGNSVSVSPNGKWDYTRYTDQAIYTDGILTYNKTVGDFSVNALAGLSYQKNIYGDGMTVNNGTVSLQYPNVFTFSNMPYNVMFNQQVGGVLDYAKTIKQGAFANLSLGYKDFLYLDLAGRNDWASTLALTGNQSYFYPSVGGSAVISQIVDLPQVISFLKVRASFSQTANEVPYNVVQPLSTIGGAGGPTGIGGINRPTQVPFTNLKPEKIVANEYGLEAKFFKNRLGLDFTYYNGVSTNQFLSLAAPSGSGYTTYYVNAGKIENSGFELTLNAEPIRTDHFSWNTILNASQNKNKIVELIASNPGYQVGGDDEGFASIIKAGGSFNDVYIYKFARNEAGQILLDANGVTRKAATQTKVGNVNPKLLLSWNNNFTYRNFFASAMINGKFGGVAFSKTEAFLDSYGVSERTAEARDAGSIAINAVTPEGTAVTTIDPYTYYSAIGDRNKIMEPYLFSRTNVRLGQFVLGYTIKSKGANPVFKDASVSFVGRNLFFLYKKAPFDPEQSMTTGNSLQSADVFGLPSTRSYGLNLKLSF; encoded by the coding sequence ATGAAAAGAAAGCAAGAAGTAAAATGTCCGCAGTGGATGAAACTTACTTTTTATCAAATTGTCGTTTTCACGGCTTCCGTTGGGGCATCCCTCGCCGCACCGAAGTCGGGAAACATGTTAAGCAAGACAGCCACTATTAGCATCGCAAAGGCGATAACCGGTACGGTAACAGACAGCAAAGGGGAAGCGATACCAGGGTCTACCGTCATGATCAAGGGAAGCGCAGGAGGAACAATCACAGACGCAGATGGCAAGTTTTCGATCGAGGTTCCTAATGAGGGCACAGTTTTGATCTTTTCATCTATTGGTTTCAACACAAAAGAAGTTACGGTTGGTGTACAGAGTGTATTAAACGTGGTACTGGAAACATCCGCTGCCGTTCTTAACGAAGTAGTGGTAACAGCACTTGGTGTTCAGAGAGACAAAAAGGCCCTGACCTATGCAACGCAGCAAATTGGTGGTGAAGAATTAAGAAGAGCAGCCAACACCAACTTTGTGGACGCGCTTAACGGTAAAGCCGCAGGTATTGACATCAAAGTAAGCAGCTCGGGAGCGGGCGGTTCTACCAGGGCGGTTCTTCGTGGTAACAAGTCACTTCAGGGATCCAGCGAAGCACTTTATGTGATCGACGGTATTCCAATGGTGAATAACAAAGGAGGTCAGCCAGGCTCTTACGGTGGAACTGACGGTGGTGATGGTCTTTCTTCCATTAACCCATCGGATATCGAAAGCATCAGCGTATTGAGAGGAGCGAACGCTTCTATCCTTTATGGTAGCCAGGGTGCAAATGGTGTTATATTGGTAACTACCAAAAAAGGTAAAGAAGGTAAACTAGCGGTGGATCTCCAGTCCAGTACAGTATTCGAGCAGGTATCCGGTCTTCCTGATTTTCAGTTCCGTTACGGAACCGTAGGGGGTGACTATAGCTGGACTCCGAAGGGAACGGCGGTAGTTAAATCTGACAGCTATCAAAAAGACTACATTAAGGATTTCTTCCAGACGGGTATAACGGCGAATAACTCGGTGGCTATCACGGGCGGGAATAACAAAACGAGCGTTTATTTCTCTTACGCCAATGTTTCCTCGAAAGGTATAATGCCTACAAATACCTATCATAAAAATAACTTCTCGTTCAGACAAAGCACCAAAATGCTAAGGGATAAGATTACGCTTAGCTCGGGTATTATTCTGTCTGCAGAAAAATCTAAAAATCGTCCAGGTGCAGGTTATTACAACAACCCGCTGACCGGTCTGTACTTATTTGGCAGAGACCGTGATTTCAATAATTACAAGGAAAATTACGCTGTGTTCAATCCTGAAAGGAATATGGACAAAATGAACTGGTATTCAACGGAGGAAAAACAAAACAATCCGTACTGGGAGATTAACAGGAATTCAAAATTGCAGTCGTTCAAAAGAATCATTGCCAATGTGAAACTTTCCTATGACATCCTTGAGAATCTGAAGTTTGAGATAAGGGGTAACATAGATTACAACAATGCGCTGAGAGATTACCGTTATGCTGCAGCAGGAAACTCGGTGAGTGTGAGCCCCAACGGGAAATGGGACTATACAAGATACACAGACCAGGCCATTTATACGGACGGTATCCTGACATATAACAAGACCGTAGGAGATTTCAGTGTGAACGCATTGGCAGGTCTTAGTTACCAGAAGAATATATACGGCGACGGTATGACCGTGAACAATGGTACTGTTTCCCTACAGTATCCAAACGTGTTTACGTTCTCAAACATGCCTTACAACGTCATGTTCAATCAGCAGGTTGGTGGGGTTCTGGATTACGCCAAAACCATCAAGCAGGGAGCATTTGCCAACTTGTCACTTGGTTATAAAGACTTCCTCTACCTGGATCTGGCAGGACGTAATGACTGGGCTTCTACGCTGGCGCTTACCGGTAACCAGTCATACTTCTACCCATCTGTGGGAGGATCCGCGGTCATCAGCCAGATCGTTGATTTACCCCAGGTTATTTCATTCCTTAAGGTACGGGCATCGTTCTCACAAACAGCCAACGAAGTACCTTATAACGTAGTACAGCCTTTGTCTACGATAGGTGGTGCTGGTGGACCAACAGGTATCGGCGGTATCAACAGGCCAACACAGGTACCGTTTACCAACCTGAAACCTGAGAAAATCGTCGCAAACGAGTACGGTCTTGAAGCCAAGTTCTTTAAGAACAGGTTAGGATTAGACTTTACATATTACAACGGTGTGAGCACCAATCAGTTTCTTTCACTGGCTGCGCCTTCAGGTTCGGGATATACTACTTATTATGTTAATGCAGGAAAGATCGAAAACAGCGGATTTGAGCTGACACTTAATGCAGAACCGATACGTACTGATCATTTCAGCTGGAATACCATTTTGAACGCCTCACAGAATAAAAACAAAATTGTTGAGCTGATCGCTTCCAATCCGGGCTATCAGGTAGGTGGAGATGACGAAGGTTTTGCTTCGATCATCAAAGCAGGTGGCTCTTTCAATGACGTGTATATTTACAAATTTGCCCGGAACGAGGCAGGACAGATTCTTCTGGATGCCAATGGCGTAACAAGAAAGGCTGCTACACAGACAAAGGTGGGTAATGTTAACCCGAAACTGCTGTTGTCATGGAACAACAACTTTACCTATCGTAACTTTTTTGCCAGCGCAATGATTAACGGTAAATTCGGAGGTGTTGCCTTCTCCAAAACAGAGGCCTTCCTGGATTCTTATGGTGTGAGTGAAAGAACAGCAGAAGCGAGAGATGCAGGAAGCATAGCCATCAACGCAGTGACTCCTGAAGGTACGGCTGTTACTACCATTGATCCTTACACTTATTATTCTGCTATTGGTGACAGAAATAAGATCATGGAGCCATACCTGTTTTCCAGAACTAACGTTAGATTAGGACAGTTTGTATTAGGTTATACCATTAAAAGCAAAGGGGCAAATCCAGTATTTAAGGATGCTTCGGTGTCATTCGTAGGTAGAAACTTGTTCTTCTTATACAAAAAAGCACCGTTTGATCCGGAACAGTCTATGACTACCGGTAACTCGCTGCAATCTGCCGATGTGTTTGGTTTGCCATCTACAAGATCTTATGGGTTAAACCTGAAGTTGTCATTCTAA
- a CDS encoding DEAD/DEAH box helicase — MKVSPNERFKITYSILNHEYLGYIFESFVVQLDAQGDFSYQIQNISSKNINEFKSGLDQRDYELVKLIDDIQQDVILKKFNPKKLSTVDFFLKIYDPQKGDKLVQEAIASYLQKSKAEILSRLEDKALFIMGSDGNPLWKRVIWEKEQAKIRFHFVRNEDNTHYFPTILHNHQKLDFQYKNAILICEEPAWLAVDGHLYHFEGNLEGKKIKPFLAKKFIAVPSAMEEEYYKKFVTPLIASYDVVARGFEIRHISSAPVPILTITDMAKAPKALVLFDDPTEDSEEVNNEVVLDLSFQYGNFQFRFDSFPHHSNVHLEKKGNDYLFYKVKRDAVAEKKSLNQLRDLGLGIKTGRAVLSKTEAFGWLQSYVKQLSDVGITVRQNTSDPKRYFLGYSSLDISIQEERDWFDIHARVLFGEFEIPFIQLRNYILNQKKEFTLPNGEIAVIPEWWFTKYSELFSFTEHGHDGDKLRLRIQHIALVQELKDENLATAMISRKLEGLRNFDQIEPKPTPENFKGTLRPYQKAGYDWLRFLNQYRLGGCLADDMGLGKTVQTLALLQSQKEAAIKEPSILIMPTSLLYNWSLEAGKFTPELRILQYTGTYREKDTALFDNYDLIITSYGIIRLDIDLLHTYRFNYVILDESQAIKNPSSIITKAIRKLNSAHRLILTGTPIENSTLDLWSQMSFVNPGLLGSQTFFRDEFQIPIEKKNDEEKSKRLYNLIKPFILRRNKSQVATDLPEKVENVQYCEMSEEQEKAYEEAKAYYRNVILQSIDNDGMSRSHMIVLQGLTKLRQLANHPRMVDTEYGNGSGKFEDICHKIETVISENHKILIFSQYIKHLDLFREYLDQRQTVYAYLDGSTKDRQEQVENFQNNTDIKLFLISLKAGGLGLNLTAADYVFILDPWWNPAIEAQAVDRAHRIGQDRTVFTYKFITKNTVEEKILALQKSKKQLADDLISSEDGFIKSLSKDDVLQLLT; from the coding sequence ATGAAAGTATCTCCAAACGAACGTTTTAAAATCACCTATTCTATCCTTAACCATGAGTATCTTGGTTATATTTTCGAATCGTTTGTGGTACAGCTGGATGCGCAGGGCGATTTCTCCTACCAGATACAAAATATATCTTCTAAAAATATCAACGAGTTTAAGTCTGGTCTTGATCAGAGGGATTATGAGCTCGTGAAACTGATTGACGATATCCAGCAGGATGTAATCCTTAAAAAATTCAACCCCAAAAAACTTTCGACGGTAGATTTTTTCCTGAAAATTTACGACCCTCAGAAAGGCGACAAACTGGTACAGGAGGCAATTGCAAGTTATCTGCAAAAAAGCAAAGCTGAAATACTCAGCCGCCTGGAAGATAAGGCCTTGTTCATAATGGGAAGCGACGGCAACCCTTTGTGGAAAAGAGTGATCTGGGAAAAGGAACAGGCCAAAATAAGATTTCATTTTGTCAGAAACGAAGACAACACACATTACTTCCCTACGATTCTGCACAACCATCAAAAACTTGATTTTCAATACAAAAATGCCATACTGATTTGTGAAGAACCCGCATGGCTGGCGGTAGATGGTCATTTGTATCACTTTGAAGGTAACCTGGAAGGCAAAAAAATAAAGCCTTTCCTGGCTAAAAAATTCATTGCGGTTCCTTCTGCCATGGAAGAAGAGTATTACAAAAAATTTGTTACCCCTTTGATTGCTTCTTACGATGTGGTGGCCCGCGGTTTTGAGATCAGACATATTTCCTCGGCTCCGGTACCTATCCTAACCATTACGGACATGGCAAAAGCGCCCAAAGCCCTGGTACTATTTGACGATCCTACAGAGGATTCGGAAGAAGTGAATAACGAGGTGGTATTGGATTTGTCTTTCCAGTATGGAAATTTCCAGTTCAGATTTGACAGCTTCCCCCATCATTCAAACGTGCATCTGGAGAAAAAAGGGAACGATTATTTATTTTATAAAGTCAAGCGGGACGCCGTCGCCGAGAAGAAAAGCCTGAACCAGCTCCGGGACCTGGGACTTGGTATTAAAACAGGAAGAGCAGTACTCAGTAAAACCGAGGCTTTTGGATGGTTACAAAGTTATGTAAAACAACTTTCGGATGTCGGCATTACTGTACGTCAGAACACCTCCGACCCTAAGAGGTATTTTCTGGGTTATTCCTCTCTTGACATCTCCATCCAGGAAGAGCGGGATTGGTTTGATATTCACGCACGGGTATTATTCGGCGAATTTGAAATCCCTTTCATCCAGCTCAGAAACTATATACTGAATCAGAAAAAGGAATTTACCCTTCCCAATGGCGAAATTGCCGTTATCCCCGAGTGGTGGTTCACCAAATATTCGGAGTTGTTTTCGTTTACCGAACACGGACATGACGGCGACAAACTTCGTCTCAGAATTCAACATATTGCTCTTGTCCAGGAACTTAAAGACGAAAACCTGGCAACGGCTATGATCAGCAGGAAACTGGAAGGATTAAGAAACTTTGATCAGATCGAACCAAAACCTACACCTGAAAATTTTAAGGGAACGCTTCGGCCTTATCAGAAAGCAGGGTATGACTGGCTCAGGTTTCTGAACCAGTATCGGCTCGGTGGCTGCCTGGCTGATGATATGGGTCTTGGGAAAACAGTTCAGACGCTGGCTTTGCTTCAGTCTCAGAAAGAAGCAGCAATTAAAGAGCCCTCCATCCTCATCATGCCTACCTCCTTGCTGTATAACTGGTCGCTGGAAGCTGGCAAGTTCACACCAGAACTCCGGATTCTGCAGTATACCGGTACTTATCGCGAAAAAGACACGGCGCTATTTGACAATTACGACCTCATTATTACTTCCTACGGAATAATCCGGCTCGACATCGATCTGCTGCATACCTATCGTTTCAACTATGTGATCCTCGATGAATCTCAGGCAATTAAAAATCCTTCGTCCATCATTACCAAAGCGATAAGGAAACTGAATTCGGCACACAGGCTGATCCTGACTGGTACACCCATTGAAAACAGTACGCTTGACCTTTGGTCGCAGATGTCCTTCGTAAACCCCGGTCTGCTGGGGAGTCAGACTTTCTTCCGGGATGAGTTTCAGATACCAATTGAAAAAAAGAATGACGAAGAAAAAAGCAAGCGATTGTACAATCTGATCAAACCTTTCATACTGAGGAGAAATAAATCTCAGGTTGCCACCGATCTTCCCGAAAAAGTAGAGAATGTGCAGTACTGCGAGATGTCAGAGGAGCAAGAAAAAGCCTACGAAGAAGCAAAGGCCTACTACCGGAACGTGATTTTGCAAAGCATTGACAACGATGGCATGTCTCGTTCACACATGATTGTGCTCCAGGGCTTAACCAAATTGCGCCAGCTGGCCAATCATCCACGCATGGTAGATACGGAGTATGGCAACGGTTCCGGGAAATTCGAAGACATCTGTCACAAAATAGAAACAGTCATCAGCGAAAACCATAAGATTCTGATTTTCAGCCAATACATAAAACATCTGGATCTTTTCAGGGAGTATCTGGATCAGCGCCAGACCGTATATGCCTATCTGGATGGCTCCACTAAGGACCGTCAAGAACAGGTAGAGAATTTCCAGAATAACACAGATATCAAACTGTTTCTAATCTCTCTGAAAGCCGGTGGCCTCGGACTTAACCTTACCGCCGCCGACTATGTATTTATACTGGATCCGTGGTGGAACCCTGCTATTGAGGCACAGGCCGTGGATCGTGCCCACCGGATAGGCCAGGACCGCACGGTTTTCACTTACAAGTTCATCACCAAAAATACTGTCGAAGAAAAAATTCTGGCCCTGCAGAAATCTAAAAAACAACTGGCCGATGATCTCATATCCAGCGAAGACGGTTTTATCAAGTCCTTATCGAAAGATGATGTACTTCAGCTTCTGACCTAA
- a CDS encoding adenylosuccinate synthase, whose translation MKVDVLLGLQWGDEGKGKIVDVLAPRYEVVARFQGGPNAGHTLEFDGIKHVLHQIPSGIFRSDIQNIIGNGVVLDPIVFKREIENLGKYNLDLVSNLFVSKKASLILPTHALLDAAYEKSKGDSKIGSTLRGIGPTYQDKTARLGLRVGDVLSPQFAQKYKKLVDSHKVILDFYGFDYASILPASEEKFFEAIEFMKQFTLVDSEYVVNEALSAGKTVLAEGAQGSLLDIDFGSYPFVTSSTTMTAGACTGLGIAPRQIGEVYGIFKAYCTRVGSGPFPTELSDETGEKIRQEGREFGATTGRPRRCGWLDLPALKYAIMINGVTQLIMMKVDVLTVFDTIRVCTNYRLPDGSLTDHLPYDLCDETVEPVYRDFSGWQQSLDGIHDFEAIPEELMAYIKFLEEELNLPITFVSTGPDREALISREASALLS comes from the coding sequence ATGAAAGTTGACGTATTACTTGGCCTCCAGTGGGGGGATGAGGGTAAAGGTAAAATCGTAGATGTTCTGGCGCCGCGCTATGAGGTGGTAGCCCGTTTTCAGGGTGGGCCTAATGCCGGACATACTTTAGAGTTTGATGGAATTAAACATGTGTTGCATCAGATTCCTTCAGGTATTTTTAGAAGCGATATTCAAAATATCATCGGGAACGGGGTAGTTTTGGATCCTATTGTTTTTAAAAGAGAAATAGAGAATCTGGGAAAATATAACCTTGATCTGGTTAGCAATCTTTTCGTATCCAAAAAGGCTTCTTTGATCCTGCCAACCCATGCCTTATTGGATGCAGCCTACGAGAAATCAAAAGGAGATTCTAAAATTGGTTCTACCTTAAGAGGAATAGGGCCTACCTACCAGGACAAAACAGCAAGGCTTGGCCTGCGAGTTGGTGATGTATTGTCGCCCCAATTTGCGCAAAAATACAAAAAGCTGGTGGACAGCCACAAGGTAATTCTTGACTTCTACGGGTTTGATTACGCCTCCATACTTCCTGCGTCTGAGGAGAAATTTTTTGAAGCGATTGAATTCATGAAGCAGTTCACGCTCGTGGATAGCGAGTATGTTGTGAACGAAGCGCTTAGTGCCGGAAAGACTGTTTTGGCGGAAGGTGCGCAGGGATCACTGCTCGATATCGATTTCGGATCGTACCCTTTTGTTACCAGTTCTACCACCATGACCGCGGGTGCATGTACGGGGCTGGGTATTGCTCCCCGTCAGATCGGCGAAGTGTATGGTATTTTCAAAGCATACTGTACCCGTGTAGGAAGTGGCCCATTCCCGACGGAGCTATCGGACGAAACGGGTGAGAAGATCAGACAGGAGGGACGTGAGTTTGGCGCTACCACTGGAAGACCACGCCGTTGTGGCTGGCTGGATTTACCTGCTTTGAAATACGCTATCATGATCAACGGTGTTACGCAACTGATTATGATGAAAGTGGATGTCCTGACTGTGTTTGACACAATCCGGGTATGTACCAATTACCGTTTGCCGGATGGCTCTCTGACCGACCATTTGCCGTATGATCTGTGCGACGAGACGGTAGAACCGGTATATCGTGATTTCAGTGGCTGGCAGCAATCCTTGGATGGTATCCATGATTTTGAAGCTATTCCCGAAGAACTCATGGCTTATATCAAATTCCTGGAAGAGGAACTTAATTTGCCTATTACTTTTGTTTCAACAGGTCCGGACCGAGAAGCGCTTATCAGCCGTGAAGCCTCTGCGTTACTGAGCTGA